One Kineococcus radiotolerans SRS30216 = ATCC BAA-149 DNA window includes the following coding sequences:
- a CDS encoding DnaJ C-terminal domain-containing protein: protein MSMQDWAEKDFYAVLGVAHDADAAEIKKAYRKKARTLHPDANPGDAAAELRFKEVGEAYAVLSDPEQRRQYDGVRAMVGGGARFSSGGSGPAGGAGFEDLLGGLFGQGGGRAPGGVRFGTPGGAPGGGFEDLLGGLFGQAGGGAGFPGGFPGAGQQAPPQRGQDLEASARVSFRDALDGKTVSLRVPDPRGGPVRTVNARLPQGVRDGQKVRLRGKGMPGPGGTAGDLLVTVQVEPHPVFRRDGDDLRMTLPVSFDEAVLGATVEVPTLDGTTVRVKVPAGTPSGRSLRLKGRGVQRSRSGDDRGDLFVTVEVVVPQRVDGAAREAVEAFARATAGDDPRAGLADRARS, encoded by the coding sequence GTGAGCATGCAGGACTGGGCCGAGAAGGACTTCTACGCCGTTCTCGGTGTCGCCCACGACGCGGACGCCGCGGAGATCAAGAAGGCGTACCGCAAGAAGGCCCGCACCCTGCACCCGGACGCCAACCCGGGTGACGCGGCCGCGGAGCTGCGCTTCAAGGAGGTCGGGGAGGCCTACGCGGTCCTCTCCGACCCCGAGCAGCGCCGGCAGTACGACGGCGTCCGCGCCATGGTCGGCGGCGGGGCCCGGTTCTCCTCCGGGGGTTCCGGGCCCGCCGGCGGCGCGGGGTTCGAGGACCTCCTCGGGGGGTTGTTCGGGCAGGGCGGGGGACGCGCCCCCGGCGGGGTGCGCTTCGGCACCCCCGGCGGTGCGCCCGGGGGAGGTTTCGAGGACCTGCTCGGCGGGTTGTTCGGGCAGGCGGGCGGCGGCGCGGGCTTCCCCGGGGGTTTCCCCGGGGCGGGTCAGCAGGCCCCGCCGCAGCGCGGCCAGGACCTCGAGGCCTCGGCCCGGGTCTCCTTCCGCGACGCCCTCGACGGCAAGACGGTCTCCCTGCGGGTCCCCGACCCGCGCGGGGGACCGGTCCGCACCGTCAACGCCCGGCTGCCGCAGGGCGTCCGCGACGGGCAGAAGGTCCGCTTGCGCGGCAAGGGGATGCCCGGGCCCGGGGGGACGGCGGGCGACCTGCTCGTCACCGTGCAGGTGGAACCGCACCCGGTGTTCCGCCGCGACGGCGACGACCTGCGGATGACGCTGCCGGTCTCCTTCGACGAGGCCGTGCTCGGGGCGACGGTCGAGGTCCCCACCCTGGACGGCACGACCGTCAGGGTGAAGGTCCCCGCCGGGACCCCCTCGGGGCGCTCGCTGCGGCTGAAGGGCCGCGGCGTGCAGCGCTCGCGCTCCGGGGACGACCGCGGCGACCTGTTCGTGACCGTCGAGGTCGTCGTGCCGCAGCGCGTCGACGGCGCGGCGCGCGAGGCCGTCGAGGCGTTCGCGCGGGCGACCGCGGGCGACGACCCGCGCGCCGGCCTGGCCGACCGCGCCCGCAGCTGA
- a CDS encoding heat shock protein transcriptional repressor HspR, with product MYDDDTALFVISVAAELAGMHPQTLRQYDRLGLVSPSRARGRGRRYSARDVAQLREVQRLSQEDGVNLAGIKRIMDLENQVLALGQRVEELEAEIALVRQQARRIFAAGMAGDIVATPMGRRPESQRSTALVVWRPETRR from the coding sequence TTGTACGACGACGACACCGCGCTGTTCGTGATCTCGGTCGCGGCGGAACTCGCGGGCATGCACCCGCAGACGCTGCGCCAGTACGACCGCCTCGGCCTCGTCTCGCCCAGCCGGGCCCGCGGCCGCGGCCGGCGCTACTCCGCGCGCGACGTCGCGCAGCTGCGCGAGGTGCAGCGGCTGTCCCAGGAGGACGGCGTGAACCTCGCCGGCATCAAGCGCATCATGGACCTGGAGAACCAGGTCCTCGCCCTCGGCCAGCGCGTCGAGGAGCTCGAGGCCGAGATCGCCCTCGTCCGCCAGCAGGCCCGGCGGATCTTCGCCGCCGGGATGGCCGGGGACATCGTGGCCACGCCGATGGGGCGCCGCCCGGAGTCCCAGCGCTCCACCGCGCTGGTCGTCTGGCGTCCCGAAACCCGCCGCTGA
- a CDS encoding beta-propeller fold lactonase family protein, whose product MTSSPSGPDVLAVGSYTAATGGRGAGVTLLPRDPRTGRLGRPGLVEGCSSPSFLAAGAPGTGLVHAAHELDEGRVSTRRFDGRAWELRGESPSGGASPCHLTLAGEFLLAANYGGGVGVLDLDGGAVRGLRQTLRGEGSGPDTDRQDASHPHSTRLLGDDAFAVLDLGTDEVRVHALDAAGASPEPVQVLDLAPGTGPRHAVVDGDRLHVVGELDVTVTSFALRAGRLSDPVVTPALAGPGPAAGRVHPSEVARAPWGLVVAHRGADVLTLLDLVDGVPRPVRDVAIGARNPRHVLVLGHHLYVAAQDSDLVVHLTLGEDLSVVDRSAVEVGSPTCVLPL is encoded by the coding sequence GTGACCTCCTCCCCGTCCGGACCGGACGTCCTCGCCGTCGGCTCCTACACCGCCGCCACCGGCGGGCGGGGCGCCGGCGTGACGCTGCTGCCGCGCGACCCCCGCACGGGCCGGCTGGGGCGGCCCGGGCTCGTCGAGGGCTGCTCCTCGCCGTCCTTCCTGGCCGCGGGCGCGCCGGGCACCGGGCTGGTGCACGCCGCCCACGAGCTCGACGAGGGCCGCGTCTCCACCCGCCGCTTCGACGGCCGGGCCTGGGAGCTGCGGGGGGAGTCCCCCAGCGGCGGCGCCTCGCCGTGCCACCTCACCCTCGCCGGGGAGTTCCTGCTCGCGGCGAACTACGGCGGCGGCGTCGGCGTGCTCGACCTGGACGGCGGGGCCGTCCGGGGGCTGCGCCAGACGCTGCGCGGCGAGGGGTCCGGTCCCGACACCGACCGGCAGGACGCCTCCCACCCGCACTCCACCCGGCTCCTGGGCGACGACGCGTTCGCCGTGCTCGACCTCGGCACCGACGAGGTCCGCGTGCACGCCCTGGACGCCGCCGGCGCCTCGCCCGAACCCGTGCAGGTCCTCGACCTGGCCCCCGGCACCGGACCGCGCCACGCCGTCGTCGACGGGGACCGCCTCCACGTCGTCGGCGAGCTCGACGTCACCGTCACCTCGTTCGCGCTGCGCGCGGGCCGGTTGTCCGACCCCGTCGTCACCCCCGCCCTGGCCGGGCCGGGGCCCGCGGCGGGACGGGTCCACCCCTCCGAGGTCGCCCGCGCCCCGTGGGGGCTGGTCGTCGCCCACCGCGGCGCCGACGTGCTCACCCTCCTCGACCTCGTCGACGGGGTCCCCCGGCCCGTGCGCGACGTCGCGATCGGGGCGCGGAACCCGCGGCACGTGCTCGTGCTCGGCCACCACCTCTACGTCGCCGCCCAGGACTCCGACCTCGTCGTCCACCTCACCCTGGGCGAGGACTTGAGCGTCGTCGACCGCTCCGCCGTCGAGGTCGGGTCCCCGACCTGCGTGCTGCCGCTCTGA
- a CDS encoding hemerythrin domain-containing protein has translation MTNPRHNGLRSVADQTEDERGGPGSILSRQSRDHAELDELMRSYDATSDPGERGRIVAEVGERALRHAFAEETVLFPAYRRLLADGDDELTRHIEGDHQTVNEALEALQRADPASADYDATVRHAFEVIRHDAHDEEDDLLPRLQQVAGVHELRAIGAAWELQRRTSPTRPHPRIPREPPGNVLTGIPLAVSDRVKDGVDHLLPVGSTRRRLAAPVVVVAVVAVLVIGGRRRS, from the coding sequence ATGACGAACCCACGCCACAACGGGCTGCGGTCCGTGGCCGACCAGACCGAGGACGAACGGGGCGGCCCGGGCAGCATCCTGTCCCGGCAGAGCCGCGACCACGCCGAGCTCGACGAGCTGATGCGTTCCTACGACGCGACGAGCGACCCCGGCGAGCGCGGCCGCATCGTCGCGGAGGTGGGGGAGCGTGCCCTGCGGCACGCCTTCGCCGAGGAGACCGTGCTGTTCCCCGCGTACCGCAGGCTGCTGGCCGACGGCGACGACGAGCTGACCCGCCACATCGAGGGCGACCACCAGACGGTGAACGAGGCGCTGGAGGCGCTGCAGCGCGCCGACCCGGCGTCGGCGGACTACGACGCGACCGTCCGGCACGCCTTCGAGGTCATCCGCCACGACGCCCACGACGAGGAGGACGACCTCCTGCCGCGGTTGCAGCAGGTGGCGGGGGTGCACGAGCTGCGCGCGATCGGGGCGGCCTGGGAGCTGCAGCGCCGGACGTCCCCGACGCGACCGCACCCGCGCATCCCCCGCGAACCCCCGGGCAACGTCCTGACCGGGATCCCGCTCGCGGTGTCCGACCGCGTGAAGGACGGCGTGGACCACCTGCTGCCCGTGGGCAGCACCCGTCGCCGGCTGGCGGCCCCGGTCGTCGTGGTGGCCGTCGTCGCGGTGCTGGTGATCGGGGGGCGGCGGCGGTCCTGA
- a CDS encoding phosphotransferase enzyme family protein has product MSDEPAGPPGDLPGDLPDDLPGDLPGDEVLVGGGVNRVVRRGDRVLRPTGPWSVRVHDLLRRLEAAGFDAAPRVHGAAGGREELDFLPGTVGNYPVSDEAASATALRTAAELLRDYHRATAGFARALPREGWLLPVREPVEVVCHGDYAPHNCVLDGERVVGLIDFDTARPGPRLTDLGVAAYRWVPLSDPAHEGVRPGTAEQAARLAAFCDAYGASAVERRGLVDAVLEHLDLLVRHMHEQAGAGVAAFAQHVADGHDELYRADARYVGAHRAVLEAAVLAGEPGRERGGKHGGGPGVGTGGAGSPSAPSSRNAERSGGEGHD; this is encoded by the coding sequence GTGAGCGACGAGCCCGCCGGCCCGCCGGGCGACCTCCCGGGCGACCTCCCGGACGACCTCCCCGGTGACCTCCCGGGTGACGAGGTCCTGGTCGGGGGCGGGGTGAACCGGGTGGTGCGCCGCGGGGACCGCGTCCTGCGCCCGACCGGGCCGTGGTCGGTGCGGGTGCACGACCTGCTGCGCCGGCTGGAGGCGGCGGGCTTCGACGCCGCGCCCCGCGTGCACGGCGCGGCCGGGGGCCGGGAGGAGCTGGACTTCCTGCCCGGGACCGTCGGGAACTACCCGGTGAGCGACGAGGCGGCCTCGGCGACGGCGCTGCGCACCGCGGCGGAGCTCCTGCGCGACTACCACCGTGCCACCGCGGGGTTCGCCCGCGCGCTGCCCCGGGAGGGGTGGCTGCTGCCGGTGCGCGAGCCCGTCGAGGTCGTCTGCCACGGCGACTACGCCCCGCACAACTGCGTCCTCGACGGCGAGCGGGTGGTCGGCCTCATCGACTTCGACACCGCCCGCCCCGGGCCCCGCCTGACCGACCTGGGCGTCGCGGCCTACCGGTGGGTGCCGCTGTCGGACCCGGCCCACGAGGGGGTCCGCCCCGGCACCGCGGAGCAGGCCGCCCGGCTCGCGGCGTTCTGCGACGCCTACGGCGCGAGCGCGGTGGAGCGACGGGGCCTCGTCGACGCCGTCCTCGAGCACCTGGACCTGCTGGTCCGGCACATGCACGAGCAGGCGGGCGCGGGGGTGGCGGCGTTCGCGCAGCACGTCGCCGACGGCCACGACGAGCTCTACCGGGCCGACGCCCGCTACGTGGGCGCCCACCGCGCGGTCCTCGAGGCCGCGGTCCTCGCGGGGGAGCCCGGGCGCGAGCGCGGGGGGAAGCACGGTGGTGGGCCCGGTGTTGGGACCGGTGGCGCCGGGAGCCCGTCCGCTCCGTCGTCGAGGAACGCCGAACGCTCAGGAGGAGAAGGACATGACTGA
- a CDS encoding ribose-5-phosphate isomerase has product MTDLQWRVVLAADEAGVSYKDAIKADLLKDPRVKEVLDVGVNGDDDKTAYPHVAVAAARKIAAGEADRGILVCGTGMGVAIAANKVPGIRASVAHDSFSVERLVLSNDGQVLTLGERVIGKELARRLAKEFLGYVFDPSSASAAKVEAITGYETVANTDADVAASSC; this is encoded by the coding sequence ATGACTGATCTGCAGTGGCGCGTGGTGCTGGCCGCCGACGAGGCGGGTGTCTCCTACAAGGACGCCATCAAGGCGGACCTGCTGAAGGACCCCCGCGTGAAGGAGGTCCTCGACGTCGGCGTGAACGGTGACGACGACAAGACCGCCTACCCCCACGTGGCCGTCGCCGCCGCCCGCAAGATCGCCGCCGGTGAGGCCGACCGCGGCATCCTCGTCTGCGGCACCGGCATGGGCGTGGCCATCGCGGCGAACAAGGTCCCCGGCATCCGCGCCTCGGTGGCCCACGACTCCTTCTCCGTGGAGCGCCTGGTGCTCTCCAACGACGGTCAGGTCCTGACCCTGGGCGAGCGGGTCATCGGCAAGGAGCTGGCCCGTCGCCTGGCCAAGGAGTTCCTCGGCTACGTCTTCGACCCCAGCTCCGCCTCCGCGGCCAAGGTCGAGGCCATCACCGGTTACGAGACCGTGGCCAACACCGACGCCGACGTGGCCGCCTCCTCCTGCTGA
- a CDS encoding GntR family transcriptional regulator, which produces MEDRDVSGRAHRVADLVRKGILDGTHPVGSRLSEPEVCAALDVSRNTLREAFRALAEERLVVHELNRGVFVRIPTAQDVHELYDARRLVECAAVRDHGRRTDGLADVAAALERAQRRADAGDWVGVGAADVDFHRALTALGSSRIEALMQGIWNELRLVFHGVGRPEEFHGPYLRRNHAILDTLRERGGVAAARRLRSYLDEAERQVLRAHRAAPPAPGA; this is translated from the coding sequence GTGGAGGACCGGGACGTGTCGGGACGCGCCCACCGGGTCGCGGACCTGGTGCGGAAGGGCATCCTCGACGGCACCCACCCGGTGGGTTCGCGGCTGTCCGAACCCGAGGTGTGCGCCGCCCTCGACGTCTCCCGCAACACCCTGCGGGAGGCCTTCCGGGCCCTCGCCGAGGAGCGCCTCGTCGTCCACGAGCTCAACCGCGGGGTGTTCGTGCGCATCCCCACCGCGCAGGACGTCCACGAGCTCTACGACGCCCGGCGGCTGGTGGAGTGCGCCGCGGTGCGCGACCACGGGCGGCGCACCGACGGCCTGGCCGACGTCGCCGCGGCGCTGGAGCGCGCGCAGCGGCGGGCCGACGCGGGCGACTGGGTCGGCGTCGGCGCCGCCGACGTGGACTTCCACCGGGCGCTGACGGCGCTGGGCAGCTCCCGCATCGAGGCGCTCATGCAGGGCATCTGGAACGAGCTGCGCCTGGTCTTCCACGGCGTGGGCCGGCCGGAGGAGTTCCACGGCCCCTACCTCCGGCGCAACCACGCGATCCTGGACACCCTGCGGGAACGGGGCGGGGTGGCCGCGGCGCGGCGGCTGCGCAGCTACCTCGACGAGGCCGAGCGGCAGGTGCTGCGGGCCCACCGGGCCGCACCGCCGGCGCCGGGCGCCTGA
- a CDS encoding transcriptional regulator has product MSAELDPVIHPTHRLRICAMLVAGTTLELSVVKDHLELSPSALSKQVAALVEAGYVKQERLGTDSRRVWLSLTRQGLKAYRNHVAALQEIVATTTAPTADAAL; this is encoded by the coding sequence GTGAGCGCCGAGCTCGACCCCGTCATCCACCCCACGCACCGCCTGCGCATCTGCGCGATGCTCGTCGCCGGCACCACGCTGGAGCTGTCGGTGGTCAAGGACCACCTCGAGCTCAGCCCCTCGGCGCTGAGCAAGCAGGTCGCCGCCCTCGTCGAGGCCGGGTACGTGAAGCAGGAACGCCTGGGGACCGACTCGCGCCGGGTGTGGCTCTCCCTCACCCGCCAGGGCCTGAAGGCCTACCGGAACCACGTCGCCGCGCTGCAGGAGATCGTCGCCACCACGACGGCCCCCACCGCCGACGCCGCCCTCTGA